DNA sequence from the Acinonyx jubatus isolate Ajub_Pintada_27869175 chromosome A3, VMU_Ajub_asm_v1.0, whole genome shotgun sequence genome:
TTTTGAACATTAAAATCAATAATGACAGGAATGGATTAAAAcacatttaacaacaacaaaaaattaatgagTCCATACAGAGTCTAAACAAATATAGATgagtgggaagagaagagaaagattttctttccaGAAGAATGTAGAAATAaggatagaaatagaaaatcaccattttaaaaCCACCATAGTAATAATTGATTCAACCAAGAACCACCAGTGCATGCTAAAACCATTGGGTGAAAGATTGCTAAGGAACAGGACACAAAGAAATCTGATACTACCTTGAGTAACTGATCAAACATAGCATCACCAATAAAGGGACTAACTGATATCAGGTGCCTCCTAATGTGATAGGCTGATAAAGGATATCAGTACTCCTATGCAGTACTCCTGCCAAAAAACTTCACCTGAATATAATGAAGAAACAATCAGGCAAATCCAAGGTGAAGCACATTCTAAAATCAAATTGGTCCAGATTTCTATGCTATCAATGTCATAAGGGACACAAAAAGCAGCTAAAGAACTCACGTAGaataaaggaaactaaagagacCTGATGACTAAATGCAATGCATTATCTCTGATTGAATCCTAGgcctggaaataaaaataatacagggaGAATTGGGGAAGTTTTAATACAGTCTGCATGTTAGATAATAGTATTCACGTATTCACTGTCATTTTCCTGAGTGTGATAATTATATTGCAGTTACGTATGCaaatgtccttgttcttagggGACACAGTAATTTATGTCAATTGTCATCATACCTCCAAGtatcttttaaataattcagaggAAAAGAGGGATGAAACAGATGTGGTAAATGTTAAAGACTGGTTAATCTAGGGAAAAGTGTATGGGTGTTCACAGTcctatttttgcaatttttctgtagggtggaaaattttcaaaataaaagtgtgGGAGGAAAAAATGTGTGGGAGTTtacatcaaaaatatttctgCAACTAAAGATTTACTAATGGAAACCTCCTTATTTCAAACAATTGCTATACATTTAGAAAGATACAAACTGGATTCAAGCAAAAGACAGAAgccatagacacacacacaaaatattgcTAGATGTGACTATCGAAAAATGTAAATCATCTCTACAtcaaaaacatagaaataaaaaatagtaataaactaGGGGAAAATatagaacaggaaaaaatggcTGCTATCCTTGCTATATACACTCCCTCTTATAATTAGTAAGAAAAATAGACACTTCTAAAAGAATGGGTGAATATTCCCAAAAGGTATGAAGAagtaatttaataaagaaaaaaaattcaatggccaatatatacttttttttttttttttttttggagacagagacagagagcaagcagggaaggacaaagagagagaaagagagacaggatcccCAGCAGGATCCCCAccggcagcatagagcctgacacggaacTAGAAcctaagaaccatgagatcatgaccccagctcagaagctcaagtgactgagctTCTGactcagaagctcaactgactgagtcccccaggcgccctttaatctttttttttttaatataatttattgtcaaattggcttacatacaacacccagtgctcatcccaacaagtgccctcttcaatgcccatcacacactttTCCATAGTCATCAAAGGAATATGAATTAAAACAACACTGAGTGCTTTTTGTTCTATTTCGCTTTCTTTGCTGATTAGTGAAGATTAAAAAGAACAATGCTACCCAGTATTCAAAGGGTATGGGGGAACAAGCAATTTTCTACTTTGTTTACAAACCTTTTAGATCACTTTGACAACCTGTATCCAAAAgccttggagcgcctgggtggctcagttggttatgcatctgaccctggctcaggtcatgatcttgaggagGTCCAAGAGCTCGAGTCCCATGGAGCCCCCGAGTCAAGCCTggggtcaggccctgtgctgacaggtcagtgcctggtgcctgcttcagattctgtttccctctctctccacccctcccctgcttgtgctctctctctctctcaaaaaataaacattaaacaatttttaatttaaaaaaaagccttaacATTTTACACACCTTTTGGCCCAGTGATTTGACTTTTGAGGTTCATCCCAGGGCTTATCCTCATGAAACAGTCAAATACATGTAGAAGGATGTTCAGTGCTGTATTTTGATTAAAGCCATGATATCGAAACTATCTACAATGTCTAACAATGGAGGGAAAAGTGaacaaattatggtacatccatacagcAGGATActacattaacattaaaaacgaTGATGTGGATATAATTGTGCAGAAAGGTGCTCATAATTTTCAATGAAGAGAAGCAAGTTAAAAACACCATGTCAAATATGGTcctatttttgtataaatatacttACATTTGCATAAAAAGTCTAGAGGGACATTCTCCATAATTTGTCTAAGTGGTTTTTGGGAAGAAGGCTGTTATGgatacttttttccttcttttgatttctgtattttctaaagtttttacaatgaaaatattgctattataattacaattttctttaaaaatacagatatctTTTGAAAGATCACAGGTTAACACTCTCTACTGTATCCCCTAACCCTGGAATAGTACCTGGCATGTGATATGTGTataaacaatatttgttgaatgaataataaaagaatCTGGCTCAACTCACAGGTATGGCCAAAGTGTATATTGTACAGCGAAATCAGCCACGGACTTAGAGTCACCAGACTGGGGTTCCAGTCCTGACTCCTGCTTTAGTTGTGTGGCCATGATTATAATCCCTTAATCTCTTAGTTTCAACTTCCTTATTTGAGATATGGGGGACATTAAACATACATCCTTTAGGAGACTGTTATAAGAACtgatattataaatgaaataccTTGCAAAGTGCAGAGGCCTACATGTGTATTAGGTATGATGACTGTATAATAAACCCTGTAAGTGTGGAGAGGTATATCACATAAAGGAGGAGCCTAGACAATGTGGGTTTAATCAGAGAAGACTTCTTAGAAGATGTGAGATCTCAAAGGAGACAATGAATGTGGAAGGTATGCCAAAAAGTAAAGTTTTGACGAATGAAGAGCATTTGGAAAGGAAGATAAAGATACATGTTGGAAGGAGCATGGATCCCCTGGCTCAGGGGGAGAAGGGCTTCTGGTGAGCTGAGTACAGGTAAGGCAACATTCCAGCTGTTGTCTGCTCGAGTTAGgaaacttcctggaggaggtgatctGAATAATGGATGAGACCATGGCTCTCTAGGGCAAACCTTCAGGGCCCTCGTTGGGCCCTGTGGATGGTAAACAGGTGTtgagtgagaaaactgagggccagagacaTAAAACTGCTTTCTTTCTTGGGCTACAAAGCACAGCTGAACTGACACCCAGATGTCCTGATGTCCACTTCAAACTCTAAACTGCAAAGTGCACCCAGGGTGATTATTATTTCTGTGGTTATCATCATGGGTGTACCAGATTATAATTTTACTGGTAAACAGGATCCGTATCAGTGTAATATTGCCTGCAGTGAATTCAGCATAGTAAACTTGCAAACCTACACCATAAAGACTTTTGTATAGTGAGGATGACTATGGTATTGACAGTGAACCTGTAACAAAGGACCAATGAGTATCTGTCAAGTGATTGGTGGTCTGgccttttttgcatttttcttttttgcatatttCTGGAGAAAACTGAGCCACTGCCTTGGAAACTCTGACCAGTGACCTGGTAGCCCAAGAACTTGCCCAGCTGGCTTTGTGGAAGTCCAACAAAGCTTTCTACCCACTAGCCTCGAGTTTTCTAATTTCTGGAATCCCTCCTCTTCTGAGTTCTTTTCTATAGATAATACTTTCTCATGCTCCATACCTGGATAAAGTGCCCTTCATATTCGAAGAAAAGCAGTGGCCACATGATACTGATGATGGAGGGGAAGAGTTTCTTCAGAGGGgtctggagaaagagagacagaaagaggaacagaagaaGATCTCCAGGAAGGCCTTGCTGTAACTGCCACCCAAGGTTCCCTCCTAAAGGCTGGACCCTCACCGGCAGGGACTGCCCCACAGTGCTGTGTGCCAAGGCCTGGATGTTGGCAGTCTTCTCTTTCACCTGGTCCACCAGCGTCTGCACCTCCATGAGGTTGTCTAGAAGGGGAGGGCACCGGAGTTGAAAGGCTGGCTATTCAGCTGTTCTTCCTGTTACCCTGGGGTCCAGTCAGGATATATGCCCCTGTCCCTGCCTCTGAGCAAGTGCCTTAAGACCCAGAAAAACGACAGTTCCTGAGTCACTCCACTGCCTCCGTCTACTCACCCCACTGCTCCCATCTTCCCTCTTACCATCCAGGGTAAAAATGAAGACCACAGTGTCAATTTCTGTGAGGGATGGCAAGATGGAAGTCAGGAAGTCCTCCTGGGAGAAGGAGAACTGGGGACCCTGCGCAGAGGAAGATGAGAGTTCCCCCCATGGAGAACTCCAGCACATTGGCTTGGAGACTGCAGAGAGCCTCAGAGAACCTTTAATACAGTGTTCTTGTATATAGATGAAAGGTTCAAGGAGGTAGTGTTTTGCCCAAGATGATGCAGCAAGTTGAGGGAAGAGCATGGGACTAGAGCCAGCTTTAGAGGGCGAATCCAGAGCCTTCCACCCTCCCTGTGCTTCCCCAAAGACTCCTGACCTCTAACCCATATTCTCTTCTCTGGATGACTACCATGTTGTACTCCCCGACCTGTCTCCACCATTCCTTACCTCCCACTCCCTGCTCACCAGTCACCTTCACAACCTCTCCCACATCCCATCATCCTCCCACCTGGTTGATGAGCTCAGCCTTCTGGTTAAACATATCACTGTGATCACCAATGAGAAAGCCACGGACATCTCGGAAATCTGGAAAGTTTAAGGAGTAAGGAAAGTTTAAGGAGTAAGTTTAAGGAAAGTAAGAGAGGAGTAATGCGCTTTATGGGAAAGAAAGGTTCcagacttggggggggggcagatgttAATGGGGCTTGGAGGAAAGTGGCAAGTGGGGTGTAGGGTGAGGTGTAGCACGCATGAGAGGCCACAACTAAAGCAGGGCTGGGAACTGAGGGACCAAGGCCGGAGTAGGGGCTCAAAGGAAAGAGTATTTGACTGAAATGCCTATTCAGATAGAAAAGAATGGACATTGAATGAGGAACCCTCATGGGTTGGGAGTAGGAAAGTGTTTTGATAGCAGACCAACTGGTTTGCATCAGGAGGAACCAGGAAGAGAGTCTGGCCTGGGGTTCCACCAGCACCAAAGGTGTGGATGCACTCCACTCCATCCATGATGGCAATGATGCCAAGGGTCTGCCAACCAACCAGGTACACTCAGCCTTTTTTCTCCAGGCTGAGAATGGGCCAGAGGTCAAGACATGAGAGAtcacagtaaaaaaagaaagaaagaaagaaagaaagaaagaaagaaagaaagaaagaaagaaagaaagaaagaaaaaccagggATCAGAGAAAGATGCGTATGTCAGAGCACAGGAATAAACCAACAGAAAGCCTGCCATGACCCTCCACCATGCGGATCTGCTACCCTCACCATGTTAACATGTGTTCTAAGGACATTCCCCATCCACACCACTTCCCCCCTCCAAACACATTTCCACACACCTGGTGCTGGCTTGCTTCATCAGGGTGGCGCTCTTAGGGCTTTGGCTATAGGTCACCTGATGAGCCCGCTCAAATGTCCACAGGATTTCCAGAAGGCATCTGGGAGAAAGGCTAGCAGTTCCCAGGGTGGGCCCAGTGCCCCCTCAGAAAGTATGAGTATCACCCCTGCCCAGGGGAAGGCACAATTCCCTTAAAACTAAGTTCTACTGGCCCTTCATGGAAGTACAGTGAGTGGACCCCGACAGCATTCCAGAAGGGCAGAAAAAGTTTCAGTGAGCAGAAAACAAAGACCAGACAGAAGGACAAGGACATGGGAGAAGGATAGGATCAGAGTTGGTGAGAAGGTAGGTGGAGAGTCTGGGAGCCAGGCCAGAAACCCTGGTAAGGGAAGAAGCCCCCAGCAGAATGAGCTCTTCCTGCCTGATCTGGATCATCCCTAAGTCACAGACTCTCCGAAGCTAGGTTAGTTTTGGATGTCCCAGATGGGTTCAGGGATTAGGTGCTCCAGGTGGGCACAGGGATTAGTGGGCCCTGAGGAATCCAGGGTCCACTGGAAACAATCTAGACTCTAGGACTGCGTGGTGGGAACAGTGGCATCCCCAGGCCAGCTCTTCTCCCATGGGAGTATTGCTGGCGCCTCTCACCCTTGCTGCCACTAACCAGTCTCTGAGTCTGGACCTGCCACCCCCCAACCTGTACCATCCCACTCCCTGCCTGACTCTGAGCTTTCTCTTGTCCAGATCTTCCCTACCTCTCTGACGCTGCAATGCCCCCCGGTCCACAGTCTTGTGCGCTGCCAGTAACAGGGTTTCCAACAGGATCTTGGTAGCGTTTCTACCTTTCGTCCAGGATGAGCCACTGAGGCCCGGGGCTGAGGAGGTGATGACACCCAGGAGGaattggggaggaaggagaatcCCCGAGCTCACTAGTTAGTGATCACTGGGCACGCAGTCTGGTTAGTGACTCCCGGGCATGCGCTCTGGTTAGTGGCCCTTGGGCATGGAGTCTAGGTAGTGACTCTTGGGAATGCAGTCTGGTTAGAGGCCACTCGGCATGCATATGGCAGTACTGGTGGTGCTCAGTATGCTATGAGGAGTGCTGGGTTGAGGGCTTAactgagagaaggagaagagagagagtaagggccACCTCTGGTCGTTTCTATGGTACATTCAGGACTCTGAGGAGGAAGCCACAGGGACTGGATGTCCTGCTAGCTGGAGATAAGCGTTTTTCACTGagggtcttttttcccccaagaactTTCTCCCCACTCAAGgccccattttttaaagagcagttttTCAATGCAAACACCACATTTCATGTTCTTTGGACAGATCAATGAAGCAGCCATTGTAATGGTCCAGGTAGGTAACACGACACACCAAACATAAAGAGATTATTGCAAAAAGCAGGACAAAGGCAGTGTCTGAGAAAAGGAGATTAAAAGCAATCAACTGCAGGCGGGAGAGGGGAGCTCCTGAGAGATGAAAGATATGGCACTCACATGTGACGTGGGGTTCCTGCCTTCTCATCTCACCAAAGGAAGAGCCGTGCCGtcacaggcagggaggggcagcgacAGCGATTCAGCCAAGGCTCCTGCCAAGTCAAAGTGAGTATAGACGATGCCGGTGCCATGCATCCTCGATGCAGAGAAAAAGGCACAGGAGCACAGGAGGCTTGGAAGGCCCACTCAGTTTTGGAGAAGATtagaaagcagaagaatgaaactgaatgccatattttttaaagcccatctttgaaattaaaacacaaaagaacaacTCTTTCTACTGATAGATGAAGAAGAGGTTCTTCAAACAGGAAACTGCCCTAGATGGCTTAGGTATTTGATGATGGCAGGGTCAGGATGGAAACACATCTTAAGGTGaacaaggaaaggggaaaataggATTTGCTTTACAACAttttagttgacacacaatgccAGGAATTCAGACCAGATGTAACAACCTAAAATTGGAGGCATTTGGGAAGTGGCAAGCATTCcctaggtgggggtggggaggatccTACCCCAATTGCAGGATTGAGCACAAAAGCTTCCTGTTTCTCTTGCAGTTTCTGCATCCATTCTGCTACTTGTCAGAATGTCGAACGCCAGTCTTCAATGGGGTCATTTCTGGGGcccacagagagacagaggtggggagaTAATCTGTGAGGATCTCAACGAAGGGCTTCAGATGGGAGTCAGGATCAAAGACCACATTGAGATTGGGGTCCAAGGACAACAACCTCCTAGAGAGGTGTGCTTTAGAGCTCTTAGGGGCGCTGTGTCCCTGAACCCCAAGGACGAGGGTTTGTAAAACATTCAGCGATTTAATCCCAGAGCATAGCCAACTCTCAAACCTAAAACTCCAGCCTGAGACCAGAACTTTCTTGTAATCTGGTCCTTGCACATGTTCCACTGTCATGACCATACTACCCACACTCTCTGTAGGCCCCTGGAGGAATACCTATCATCAGAATGTCAAAATTGCCACCTTATTTTCAGTCGTAGGGTCCATCAGAAGCCCTTCCCATTCCCAGAAATATATTAGGGAAATCTCCCCAAATAGCAAACCCCTCACTACATGAGGGACAAGACAACAGTTCCTCGTGAAGGAACCCAATTACAAGGTATGAGGCATAGCACCTAACGGTTGGCAAACATACCTTTAATAAATGAATCCTGAAGAAAACAATGTGCTAATGGGACAAGAGAGTAACAACCTTGTTGGCTGCGTAGGTGTAACCATGGAATCTCTGAAGAATGGGGATCTTCTGTAGTTGATCTCTGCTTGTCAATTCTGCTAGGGGATAATTAGCAAATCACCTATTGTGGCAGGAGCTCAAAGAGTTACCTTTGAGTTCTCCCTAACCACCCCTAATCATCCCATCCCTGCAAAAGTTCTACCCCTTCTTgaactatttttacattttttcatatgtatttctttGAGGGCAAACAAGTTTCACATATTACATACCCATTGTGTTAAGTGTTTCCTATCATTTGTCCTCAAACTACTTCTGAAACTCCTCtcccagagagaggagacagtgtTCACTGGGTGGTTTAAAACCGAGATTCTTAAACTTGGCTAGTcatcaaaatcacctggggagttttgtttgtttgtttgttttttaaactaccCATTTCTGAGTACCACGCCCACCCTGAGAATCAGCTTCAGGAGTTCTGGAGAGGAGcccaaaaatctgtatttttaaaatgcttcccAGACGATTCTGAAGATCAGCCAAGTTTGGGAGCCACTGATTTAAGGAACAACTGGAAGATCTCCACGCCTACATTGTTTGAAATCCTTCATTTCACTTAGTCACAGTGCCTGAAATTAGCATCATTTGCCGCAGATACATTTTTGGTGAAGGAGAGTCCTCCATTAAAAGGATCAGGGTTAAAAGTATCTCAGACTCATTTATATGTTCATACGAATTACGCTACAAGCCTGGAATCTAGGAGTTGAGAAAAGGGCCTCAGAAAGAACCCAGCTGTCCCTCCCTCCAAGACCACCATTGAATGTGCAAAGCTGCTTTTGAGGAATCAACAAGCCTTCTCTGGAATGCTCCAGAGAAGGAAGCCTTCAGCTTCATCAGGGCGTCCACTCCAAAGGTTAATTTACAGAGTTCCCCAAACCTGCCTGTGCACCAAAATCTCCagggatgtttttaaaaaatagatatttcgGGGCCTTACCCCAAACCAACACCATCAGAGCTCTCACACAAGGGGCTAAGAATCTACTTTCTTATTGCTTTAACACTCTCAAGGCAGCACATTCACAGAACCACCTGAGCACTATTGGTTTCCTATGCTGACCTTCTCTGAGATCAAAGTGACCATTCACCTAGAGAATAAGAGGGAGGTGATTTGGTGGCACAGAGTTCTCAGGAAAGGGGAACCGGGTGAGGTATTTGAGTAGCCAGAGGGGACTGAAGGGGTGCCCAGAATGACAAAAGAGAATGGATGCTAAAATAAGGGAGCTGGGCAAAGGGAGTCAGTACCCAACACTCCTTTGAAAAGACACTTGAAAGAAAGTACAGAACTTTGTGGTACGCATTTCCCTGACCCTATTCTATCTTCTAGCccttgttttccttgcctcttccctccctgttttGAATGTATCCTTTATTGAATTTTATGTGGTCTTTGTAAGCTGCTTTTAATCTTTTCTGAAACAAGAGAATAAATCAACCAACtgaccaaaaacacaaaaataaaaaccaaaattcatAAGCTTAGGGACAGTCTATATTTACTTTAATATTCTGAGATGTGATTAATGAGACCATAAAAACCGTGCCCTCACCTTTGTGGATTTTGGCAGggttcctctctgcctccccctgggGGGTTGGCCAATCATCACCGTTCATCACGGAAGGCTCACCTGGCCATGTTCACGGGGTTGAAACCGACCAGGACTGGCAAGAAGATGGTTGGGTTATCCATGCAGTAGT
Encoded proteins:
- the GCKR gene encoding LOW QUALITY PROTEIN: glucokinase regulatory protein (The sequence of the model RefSeq protein was modified relative to this genomic sequence to represent the inferred CDS: deleted 1 base in 1 codon; substituted 3 bases at 3 genomic stop codons), which gives rise to MTGCPQRVTMPGTKRFQHVIETPEPGKWELSGYEAALPITEKSNPLTQDLDRTDAEQIVRLLGQCDAEIFQEKGQVMPMYQXLYSESVLTTMVQVAGKVQEVLKEPEGGGGLVVLSGGGISGRMAFFMSIIAPLLCQKGLGQKPLYTYLIAGGDRSVVASREGTEDSALHRIEELKKVAAGKKRVIVTGISVRLFAPFVAGQMDYCMDNPTIFLPVLVGFNPVNMARNDPIEDWRSTFXQVAEWMQKLQEKQEAFVLNPAIGPPGLSGSSWTKGRNATKILLETLLLAAHKTVDRGAFLSPRCLLEILWTFERAHQVTYSQSPKSATLMKQASTSLEKKGXVYLVGWQTLGIIAIMDGVECIHTFGADFRDVRGFLIGDHSDMFNQKAELINQGPQFSFSQEDFLTSILPSLTEIDTVVFIFTLDDNLMEVQTLVDQVKEKTANIQALAHSTVGQSLPVRVQPLGGNLGWQLQQGLPGDLLLFLFLSLFLQTPLKKLFPSIISIMWPLLFFEYEGHFIQVWSMRKYYL